CTATTGCAGCACCTTCCATTTCAACTGCTGCCATAGTGGGGAAGTTAGCACGTGCTTTGGCGACATCTTCTTCTTTAGTCATGAAAGTGTCTCCTGTAGTGATCAACCCTGTTACCGCTTTAATGTTTTCCCCAGCTGTTTGGCTTAATTGTTCAATGCCTTTTTTTGCTGCTGCCACTAAATCATCATGTGGCATAAACGCCGCAGGATTGGCTGGTAATTGGCCAATTTCGTAACCAAAGGCAGTCAAATCAACATCGTGATAGCGAACTTCTGAGCTCACCACAATATCACCTACTTTTAAGCTCGCATCAAAACCACCAGCAGAGCCAGTATTAACAACGTAATCTACTTGAAAACGGTCAATTAATATTGCTGTTGCTAGCGCCGCCGCAACTTTACCAATCCCTGATTGAACAATAACGACATCACTACCGTCTAATTGGCCTTGGTGAAAAGTGTAACCTGCATGTTCTGTGCTTTTAGCATCGGTTAATTTTTCTTTTAAAATGGCAACTTCTGGCTCCATTGCGCCAATAATTCCTGCTTTCATGATCATTCCTAACTGTGTTTAATATAATTAAAATGTGTAAATAATAACTGCTCATTTCATTTCACTATGGCAATTTGAAGCATTTTTTTATGCGTATTCCTGCAGGCCGAAGAAAATAAGGTTATCGATAAATTGAATGTTTTCTACCGCTAGAATATTTTCAGTTGTCTGTGCTAACAATAACCTTGTTAACGCTTTACCATCACCACCTGTTAATATAATGCGATTAATATCACCTAATTGCTGTGCTTGCTCAATGGCTCGCTCAATCATGCCTAGCGTTGCTGCCCAACACGCGTTATTGACATTATCAGATGTGTTAGCACCAAATGCTAAGCTAGGCATTGTCTTACTTTTTGCATGAACCAAGGTGCTATGGCTTAAAATACTAGTAAACAGTGCGTTAATACCAGCTAATATCCAACCACCTTGGTGTTGACCATTACTCGTCAATAAATCTACAGTGGTCGCAGTGCCTGCATCTATTATTAATACATTTTCCTGTGGGTAAAGATGTATAGTGCCTAATAGTGCGAGCCAGCGGTCTATACCTAAGGTTGTTGGTTCTTGATACGCTGAAATCAAGGTGTTTTTTTTCTGTTCACTATGCACTTGTTTATAGCTGATTTTTTCTCTTGCACACCAAGTAGCAAGTTCATCGGTTAATGCCGACTTCGCCACATTGGCAACGATTAACTGGCTAGCTTGGTTGAAGTATTTTGTAAAATATTCTGCAGAAAACTCACTATTGTTTAGCTGCGTAGTCGCTGATAGCTCACCGCTAATGAGCTGCACATATTTCGTTCGGCTATTGCCGATATCAATTAATAGGATCATTCGTCCATCCTAAGACTTACTTCACCACCGTAGACTGGTTTAACTTGCCCGTCGACCTCTAGCAGTAAAGCACCTTGGTTATTAACTCCTCGACATATGCCGTGAGTTACTCGTTCGCCGGTAATTAATTTTACCCGCTTATTTAAAAAAGCATCATGAGCATGCCACTCTTCTAACATCGGCACTAAACCCACTTGCTGATGTTGTTGTAATCGCTTTCGTAAACAACTGATTAATTGTGCACTGAGTCCATTTCTATCGATTTTGACTTTACTGTGTGATTGTAGATCTGTCCATTTTTGTTCAATTAATTTACCTGCGTCCACTGGCATATGTAGATTTAAACCAATGCCAATAACACAATGACTAGGCTCTAATGCCTGCCCTTCAAGATCAATTAAGATACCTGCGAGCTTGACGCCATCAAGATAAATATCATTAGGCCACTTCAACTGAACTTGTACGTTACTATGGGCTTTTACTGCATCGCTGACCGCTAGTGCCGTTAGTAAACTTAATCCCATAGCCCCTGATAATCCTTGTTCTAAGTACCAGTACATAGACAAGTATATTTGCGAGCCAAAAGGTGAAATCCACTGCCTACCACGACGACCTCGACCAGCACTTTGATATTCAGCTAAACAAACCTGCCCTGATGTTACTTGATTAGGCAAACGCCTCATTAAATAATCATTAGTAGAGTCAATTAAGCTATGCACTTCAATCAATGGTAAGTCGCTTTGCTTTTCAGCTTGCGGGTTTTTTTCATCAGCCAATAGACTGATAATTTTGTCTTTCTCTAATAAGTACAGCGGCTGCGCCAGCTTGTAACCTTTACCGGTGACACTGTAAATATCTAAGCCAATTTCGGTTAATACTTTAATATGTTTAGCGATAGCAGTACGACTGATGCCTAATTGCTCACCGAGCAACTGTCCTGAAATAAATTGACCTGAGGCTAATGACTTAACTAAGTGCTCTTTAACTGTTTTAGTCATCACTACTACCTCTAATAGAATTACTATCTCCAATAACAGTGATATTTTCGATAGGATTTAAATCACTCAACGAAGAGAATGATCTCTCGCCTTTATGTGTAATCATGCGCACTTCAGGTATTAATGATACTGAGAATTTTTTTGCTACTTTCTGTTGAATATACTTAGCTAAACTAATAATTTCTGCCCCTAGTTCACTACCATAATTCACTAGAACTAAGGCTTGTTGTTGATGAACGCCAACGTCGCCATGGCGAAATCCTTTTAATCCCGCCTGATCAATTAACCAACCAGCGGCCAGTTTTATCTCACCGTTTTTCTGAGGGAAATGGGGGATTTTAGGGTATTGTTGCTGTAATTGAGCAAAATCTGCATCATTGACTATGGGGTTTTTAAAGAAACTACCTGCATTAGGTAACTCTTTAGGATCAGGTAACTTGCTACTGCGTAATGCAATGACTTGCGCCATCACTTGTTTAGCCGTGCTTTCTTTGGCAAGAGTATCTAGTCCCGCATAAGAAAGATTTGCTTGCCATGCTTTCGGAAAATTAAAGGTCACTTGAGTAATTAACCCTTTGTTATAACGTTCCTGCTTAAAAATGCTATCACGGTAGGCAAATCGACAAGCTTGTTTAGTGAGCGAGTGCAGTGTTTCACTGGCAAATTCATACCACTGTATTTCTTGACAAAAATCAGCAAATTCCACCCCGTAAGCGCCAATATTTTGCACTGGCGCTGCACCAACGCTACCGGGAATCAGGGCTAAATTCTCTAAACCATAAATCCCCTGCTCTAGACAAAAACAGACAAGGTCATGCCAATTTTCTGCTGCGCCGACGGTAACAACAAAGTGATCATCTTGTTCAACAATACTGATACCGTTAAATTTCGGTTGGATGATAATTGGTGCTTGAGCTTCTACAAACAGAGTATTACTACCTTCGCCAAGAATATAAAAGTTGTCTGAGGTATTGCCAGCAGATAAATCAGGTAACTGCTGCAATTCTGCCAGGGAACTTGGGAAATAGATGCGTGAGCAACTCGCCTTAATATTAAAGCTGTTACTGCTTTTTAGGGAGTAATTTTGATTTGAGTGCATAGCCATGAAAATGAAAAATGAAAGAATCATTATTGTACTGAAAAATCTACTTAACTCCAATTATTCACAACGATTAACCAAGATAAGGTAACAAAGAATTTCTTGCTACCTTATTTATATGTATGACTCATTTTATTTATTACTAGTACTTTACTAGCACTTTATGAGTAATTTACTGTTCAAAGAGGCTAAATACGCACTAGAACATCATTAAGGGCTAAACGAGATTTTGGTAACTTGGCGTTGAAATCGTCTTCTGGGTGATGATAACCAATAGCCAATGCTACATCACATTGATAACCATCAAGCTCTTCGCTAAACTCTTTATTCACCAACTCAATATCAATACCTTCCATTGGTGTGGAATCAATTTGTAGTCGAGCAAGTATATGAAGAGTATTACCTAAGGCTAAGTAAGTTTGTGCTTTGGTCCAAGTACTGGTATCACCAGATTCGCTAGTATTTAGCTCCGCAAATGAATAAACAGCAAAAGCTGCTTCTCGTTTTTCAGCAAGTGTGCGTTTGTCTTCAATACCTTTGTCAACTACCTTGGCATAGTCCTCACGTGTATATTTTGGATTATGAGCAAAAAGTATCACCTGCGAGCTATCAAAAACATGTTTCTTATTATACTCATGCATATTGGCAAAGGTATTATTCAAGCGCTGCTTGGCGGCATCACTTTCAAGTACGATAAACTTCCATGGCTGGGAATTGATAGACGAAGCTGAAAGACGCATTGCTTCATATAGGACATCTAAATCTGTTTGGGGAATTTTTCTCGTTGCGTCGTATTTTTTTACCGTATGGCGGCTAGCAAGATCTTCGATAATAGGGTGAGTCATAATGATTCCATCAAGAAAAGTAATATCAACATAAGGTAGTAGCTATGACGTTGATATTCAATGTCGCTAAGGTGTTTTTTTACTTAACATTACCTTAGCGACTATATGGCTTCGTTTGAAGACTATTTATTTACGTCAACCACGACACGACCAGTAACGTTGCCATCAAGTAACTTACCTGCCACGTCGATAGACTCTTCTAAACTAATCACTTCTGCTATCGATTCCATTTCCGTTGCTGGTAAAATTTCCGATAGTTTTTTCCATGCTGCTATTCTATCTGCTCTAGGGCGCATAACACTATCAACACCTAATAAAGAAACTCCTCTTAAAATAAAGGGAGCCACTGAGGCAGGTAAGTCCATGCCTTGTGCCAAACCACAAGCCGCAACAGCGCCACCATATTGGATGCTTGCGCAAACATTGGCGAGAGTATGACTGCCAATAGAATCAACCGCGCCAGCCCATTTTTCTTTCATTAACGGTTTACCTGGCGCTGATAATTCATTTCTATCGATAATCTCAGTCGCACCTAAGTCATATAGATAATCATGTTGATCACTACTACCTGTCGAGGCAACAACTGAGTAACCCATTAAGGAAAGCAGTTTCACCGCAAAACTACCAACACCACCAGTGGCGCCCGTAACGAGAATTTTACCACTTTGGGGAGTAATACCGTTTTTTTCTAATGCCAGAATACACAACATAGCGGTATAACCTGCGGTACCAATTGACATAGCCTGCAGCGGTGAAATAGCTGCAGGTAAAGGAATGAGCCAGTCACTATTTACTTTCGCTTTTTGTGATAAACCACCCATATGCTTTTCACCAACTCCAAAGCCGTTCAGTAACACTTTATCACCAACTTTGAATTCATCACTTTCACTGTGTTCGACAATGCCACTGAAATCTATCCCTGGTATCATAGGAAAACTTCTTATTACGGGAGCTTTCCCAGTTATTGCTAAGGCATCTTTATAATTAAGCGTGCTATAGAGGACTTTCACTAGGACATTACCTTGGGATAAGGTTTCCTCAGGTAATTCAGTGATCGATGTCTTGTAACCGTTTTCATCTTTATTTACCAGTAAACATTTAAACATATGAACCTCCAATATAGACTGATCGTCTATTAATTAATAAAATATTATTTTTTTAACAACTGTAAGAAATGATTGATAAAAATATCAATCGGCTTAGTTGTTTGAACCAACTTGCAACGGCTTACCGCACCTTCCCAACCAATCCAAAAAAACTCTGCTAACAAGTGATGTTCTTCTTGTTCAGCATCAGGGCAAAGCACATTGAGGTGATCAAAGATTTTATTTTGCCAGCCCTGCATCACCATCACTAACTTATCTCGGTGGCTCTCAGGTAAAACAGCAATTTCTTGTTCTAAGTTGCCCACTAAACAGCCACGATTAAAATTATAGCGTTCGATACCTGCTTTAGCATCATCAACAAAACTTATTAACCTTTGTTCAGGCGCTAACTGGTCATTTTTTAAGTGCGAATCAAGTTTACGACCGAAGTAGTTGTCGTAATAGTCAATTACCGCTAAACCAAAAACTTCTTTATTAGCAAAGTAATAATAGAAAGATCCCTTAGGTACCGACACTTTTTTTAATATCTGATCTAAACCCGATGAAGCAAAACCAAATTGCGTGAAGTGTTCAACGCCACTACTGATTAGTTCAGTTTTGGTATTAGTGGTATCTCGGCCAGACTTTGCAGGTCTGCCTCTTCGTTTTTTAATAGTATCTAATTGCATAAACCAATATTAGACCGATCGTCTATTTAAATGCAAGTATTAAATTGTCTAAAGAATGAACAATAAAATAAATACAACAACAACTAACATGGTCAAATAAACTATTTTCATGGTCAATTTAACTAAAAAGTTAAAACAAAATCTTCTGCTTGATTTTCATGCAATCCAAATAAAATAATATATTCATTAATTATCAACAAGTTAAAACATTATTAATCTTTGGCACAGCACTTGTAATAGCTATTGCATACCAGACGATGTTTAACATCCAAATAGAAAACTAACACTACAACGTAACCAACAAATACAAAGAGAAGAAGGAATTTATTATGAGCACATTTAACATGACTAAAAAAACTAGCAGCAAAATTAAAGATGTAAGCCTTGCACTAGTACTTATCGGATCTTTAATGGGCGCCACGCTAAGCACTAGCGTTAATGCCGCACCTTTACCTGATGTTGAAAAAGCCGTAAGCGACTTTATTGTTGCCCAGGGAGAAAAAATGATTACTGAATTAAATACACAATTACAGCAATCTATAGAGAACGAAATTGAAGAATTTTCAGCCAACTTTTCATTTGATAATACGTCAACTTGGTTAGCAATAGAGCAAGAATACAAGCAAGCTACACCAGCAGTTAACGATGATAGCAAAGTAGCTAATTAAGTGACCAGCAGAGCTTTAAACCAACTTAATAACATGTAATCAAATTGCATGTTATTAAATTTAAAAACTAAATAGTTAAACTAAATATCAAAAATAAGCAGGAGAAAATTATGGGATTATTCAGCCGTTTTACCGACATTGTTAATGCAAATTTAAACAGCATGTTAGACAAAGCCGAGCATCCAGAAAAAATGATTCGCATGATCATTGGCGAAATGGAAGAAACATTAGTTGAAGTGCGTTCAACAGCAGCCAAAAATATTGCTGAACAAAAGACCTTGGCAAGAAAAGTTAAAACGACTCAGGAAGGCGTTGCTCATTGGCATGACAAAGCAGAGATTGCGTTAAATAAAGGTAGAGAAGATTTAGCAAAATCAGCCCTTGCGCAAAAACATAAATGCCAAGCTGAATTAACTCAGCTAAATGAAGAAAATGTACAATTAACTGACTTGTTGAGCGCCATTCAAGAAGATGCGCAACGCTTGCAAGATAAGCTTAGTGAAGCCAAACGTCGTCAAGATGCATTAAGACTTCGTCAAGAATCCGCTGAAGTGAGATTAAAGGTGCGAGAAAAAGCTGTGATTCATAATATTGATGAAGCAATGGCCAAATTTGAACGTTACCAACAAAAAATTGATCATCTTGAAGCGCAAGTTGAATCTTATGATTTAACAGAGAATAAAGATTTATCAACACAGATATCTGACCTTGAACAAGACGATAACATTGAAGCGGAATTAGCTGAAATGAAAAAGAAAGTTGTTAACGGTTAATGATTGAATATAGCAACTCCCTCGTTTAGACGAGGGCAGTCATTTTATATAAGTAATAGTGTAAACGTTAGATTGTAAAACTAAGGAGTTCCCATGAAATATGACAGAGAATATTCAAGTATAAAAAATGTTCGCCAGACATTATGTAAAGACGTAGCAAATAAAAAATTGACTGGTGTCTGTGCAGGTATTGCCAAATATTATGACTTCCCTCGATTAGCTGTGCGCATCGTCGCTATTGCCGTACTGATTATGTTACCCGTAGCCACGGGCGTTGCGTATGTCGTAGCAAGTATGTTGTTACCTAACAGTAAATATTACTAATTTAGAACTAATCTAAATACTTTTCATCTCTATAAAAGTGAGGAAACTATGAGCTTCTTTAAATCCTTAATACTGGCAATTATCGCGACTATCTTCTTAACCTATGTTTTTGGTGTTGGCATGCTGGAGTTAATGGACTTGCATGTGATGATGGACGGTGAAGCCGTTGAACCACTGAAAGCTATAGGAGTTTCAGCTTTAGTGGTTGTGGTATTAGTTGTGGCCGCACTAGGAATTGTATTAAGTGTTTTTGGTGGCATGATATTTATTGGCTTGGTTATCTTTGGAAGCATTGCCATGGTGACTGTCGGCATATTTTGGCCAATTCTATTAATGGCTGTCGTTATCTGGCTTTTTACTCGAAATAACAGTAGTCGAAATAAAAACACTAAGCAATATGCTTAGTGTTTAGTGAGAGCAGTAATAATCTAGCAAGCTAGATTTAAATAATATCGCTCAATTTTATTTGAAAAATTTAGCTAGAATGTTTTTACATTCTTCTGATTTAACTAAATGAGAAAACGCTTGGCTTTCTTCACTAATAACCTGGCTCAATGCTAATTTATTCGCTTGACGTATTAACCGTCGACTAGTCATTACTGACTCAACAGGCAAGTTGGAAATGGCTTGGGCAACATCGGATGTAAGTGCTAAGAGTTCATCGGGCTGACAAGTTTGGTTAGTTATGCCATAACTCAATGCTTGCTCTGCGTTAAACGTCTGTCCAAGCACCATTAATTCAAAAGCTTTATTTGGACCGACTTTTTGAGTTAATAACAAACTAGATCCTGCTTCTGGACATAAACCTAGCTGGGTAAAAGGCAATTTAAATTTACTATTATTAGCCGCTATGACCATATCACAATGCAATAATAACGTAGTGCCAATACCCACAGCAACGCCAGCAACACCAGCAACAAGAGGTTTAGTAAATTCTGACAGAACTTTAACAAAGGCAAGGGCCGCTAATTCGTCATCAGCGGAACATTGAATAAAATCATGCAAGTCATTACCAGCGCAAAAACACTGTTCATTTCCTTGAATAACTACGCAATGAATACTTGATGTTTGCTCTGCATAAGCGAAATACTGACAGAGCTGTTTATACATATCGTTAGTTAATGCATTTTTTTTATCAATACGATTCAAGGTAATGGTAAAAACACCTTGGTTTTCTGTCGTTAAAATCAAATTATCCATTTTCCACCAGTTTAGTTACATAGGTTTATCAATACGGTATAGTCAAACTCTAATACTTGTTATCAGGGATGTATAGTTACAATGAGAAATATTCACTATAGAAAAGTCAGTATTTTGTTCGCTTTATTGCTTGGAATGATAACTAATGTCTACGCAACAAGTTCGATTACAGTGACCGATGGATATATTAAAGCAAGTATACCTGGCACTGACATTACCGCCGCTTATATGACAATAAATAATACTAGTGATGAAGCGATAACGTTACAAAAGGTCAGCAGTACAATCTCTGATCGCATTGAAATTCATGAACACAGCATGGCTGACGGTATGATGCGAATGCGTGAAGTGGGTGAAATCACTATCAAGGCTAACAGCAAAGTTGTGCTTCAACCATCAGGATTACACCTCATGATTTTTTCACTAAAACAGCCTATGAAAGAAAAAAGTGTTATTCCATTAACATTAAAGTTCTCAAATAAAACAAACATTAAAATTCAATTACCTGTTCGTAAATATAAATAGTACAATACCAACAACCTCATCCTTGGAGTGGATATGAAAACAATGTTTTCTACAAAATCAATTGTCTGGGCCTTTACTGGCATATTTTTTCTTCTATATGGCATTGGTGTTTATTGGAGCACTGCTCCTATGTCCATCAACATTCATGCTGAAGTAACACAAGCAGCTAAAGCTGAAAATGTCGCCCCTGTTGTTGGCTATACCACTACCACTGCTTTGATAAAAGTCAGTGAAGCACTGCTAAATAAGCCTGGTGGTTATTTATCAAATGACATTATGCCACCTTCTCTCTTTTTAGATAATATGCCTGCTTGGGAGTTCGGTGTATTAGAAATGGTTCGTGATATAGCATTAGTGATGCGTAAAGACTTTAGTCGTTCTCAATCACAATCCCTTGTTAATAAGCATCTACTCGAAGCGCAACCACGTTTTAATATCGACAGTGAAAGTTGGGCAGTACCGAGTGCAGAATCTGAATATGGAGAAGCTATTAAGCAACTTTATGCCTATCGTTCGGCATTGGTTAGCACTAATGGTAATAAAGCTCAGTTTTATGCTCGTGCCGATAACCTACGTGCCTATATTGAAGAAGTTCAAAAGCGTTTAGGTGGTTACTCTCACCGCTTAAGCTTGAGCGTAGGTCGTGAACAGGTAAATACTGATTTAGCTGGTGATAAACCCGCAGAGCAATCAAGCCAAGGTGACTCTCATTTGCAACTGCAAACAAGTTGGTGGCAAATAGATGATGTATTCTATGAAGCTAGAGGTGCTACTTGGGCATTACTGCAATTACTTAGAGCCATTGAAATAGATTTTAATAGCGTGTTAGAAAACAAAAATGCCAAAATTAGCTTACAGCAAATTATTCGCGAGCTAGAGGCAAGCCAAGAATCAGTATGGAGCCCAATGATTTTAAACGGTAGTGGCTTTGGTCTTCTTGCCAATCACTCACTGGTAATGGCTAACTATATTTCTCGCGCAAATGCAGCATTAATCGATTTAAATGAACTTTTAACCAAAGGATAATGACATGAAAAAGACTTTACTCGCTGGCAGCTTAGCGGCACTAATGTGTGGCACTGCCCAAGCCGATACTCTATTAGGTTTATATATCGGCGGCCAAATCTGGTCTAACGAAGCCAGCGGTAGCTTTGGTGAAGGAGCTGATAATCAATCAGTTTTTGAATTTGATGATGAAAACCAAGGCAGCTTCTATGTCGCTTTTGAGCACCCAATTCCATTAATTCCTAACATTAAAATAGCATCAACAGCCCTTGATACGGTTGGCGGTACTACGTTAAACGACAGCTTTAAGTTTGATGGCATTACTTATAATACTAACTCAACATTAGATACTACGTTAGATGCCAGCTTCGTTGATTACACCCTTTATTATGAAGTATTTGACAACGATTTGTTAACCTTTGATTTTGGTTTAACTGCGCGTGATTTAGACGCTACTATTCAAGTCATAGAACCTGCAACCCAGTTACAAAGTGATTTAGATGTCTCTGGTATTATCCCAATGTTTTATCTATCAACTATTGTTGGTCTGCCTTTTACCGGTTTAAACGTTTTCGCCGAAGCTAACTTTATTAGCTATGACGATCAAACTGTTTATGATGCACAAATTGGCGTGAGCTATGCAATTTTAGA
The DNA window shown above is from Colwellia psychrerythraea 34H and carries:
- a CDS encoding nitroreductase family protein; amino-acid sequence: MTHPIIEDLASRHTVKKYDATRKIPQTDLDVLYEAMRLSASSINSQPWKFIVLESDAAKQRLNNTFANMHEYNKKHVFDSSQVILFAHNPKYTREDYAKVVDKGIEDKRTLAEKREAAFAVYSFAELNTSESGDTSTWTKAQTYLALGNTLHILARLQIDSTPMEGIDIELVNKEFSEELDGYQCDVALAIGYHHPEDDFNAKLPKSRLALNDVLVRI
- a CDS encoding enoyl-CoA hydratase-related protein — translated: MDNLILTTENQGVFTITLNRIDKKNALTNDMYKQLCQYFAYAEQTSSIHCVVIQGNEQCFCAGNDLHDFIQCSADDELAALAFVKVLSEFTKPLVAGVAGVAVGIGTTLLLHCDMVIAANNSKFKLPFTQLGLCPEAGSSLLLTQKVGPNKAFELMVLGQTFNAEQALSYGITNQTCQPDELLALTSDVAQAISNLPVESVMTSRRLIRQANKLALSQVISEESQAFSHLVKSEECKNILAKFFK
- a CDS encoding PspC domain-containing protein, whose translation is MKYDREYSSIKNVRQTLCKDVANKKLTGVCAGIAKYYDFPRLAVRIVAIAVLIMLPVATGVAYVVASMLLPNSKYY
- the birA gene encoding bifunctional biotin--[acetyl-CoA-carboxylase] ligase/biotin operon repressor BirA is translated as MTKTVKEHLVKSLASGQFISGQLLGEQLGISRTAIAKHIKVLTEIGLDIYSVTGKGYKLAQPLYLLEKDKIISLLADEKNPQAEKQSDLPLIEVHSLIDSTNDYLMRRLPNQVTSGQVCLAEYQSAGRGRRGRQWISPFGSQIYLSMYWYLEQGLSGAMGLSLLTALAVSDAVKAHSNVQVQLKWPNDIYLDGVKLAGILIDLEGQALEPSHCVIGIGLNLHMPVDAGKLIEQKWTDLQSHSKVKIDRNGLSAQLISCLRKRLQQHQQVGLVPMLEEWHAHDAFLNKRVKLITGERVTHGICRGVNNQGALLLEVDGQVKPVYGGEVSLRMDE
- a CDS encoding oxidoreductase, with the translated sequence MFKCLLVNKDENGYKTSITELPEETLSQGNVLVKVLYSTLNYKDALAITGKAPVIRSFPMIPGIDFSGIVEHSESDEFKVGDKVLLNGFGVGEKHMGGLSQKAKVNSDWLIPLPAAISPLQAMSIGTAGYTAMLCILALEKNGITPQSGKILVTGATGGVGSFAVKLLSLMGYSVVASTGSSDQHDYLYDLGATEIIDRNELSAPGKPLMKEKWAGAVDSIGSHTLANVCASIQYGGAVAACGLAQGMDLPASVAPFILRGVSLLGVDSVMRPRADRIAAWKKLSEILPATEMESIAEVISLEESIDVAGKLLDGNVTGRVVVDVNK
- the pspA gene encoding phage shock protein PspA, giving the protein MGLFSRFTDIVNANLNSMLDKAEHPEKMIRMIIGEMEETLVEVRSTAAKNIAEQKTLARKVKTTQEGVAHWHDKAEIALNKGREDLAKSALAQKHKCQAELTQLNEENVQLTDLLSAIQEDAQRLQDKLSEAKRRQDALRLRQESAEVRLKVREKAVIHNIDEAMAKFERYQQKIDHLEAQVESYDLTENKDLSTQISDLEQDDNIEAELAEMKKKVVNG
- a CDS encoding copper chaperone PCu(A)C; protein product: MRNIHYRKVSILFALLLGMITNVYATSSITVTDGYIKASIPGTDITAAYMTINNTSDEAITLQKVSSTISDRIEIHEHSMADGMMRMREVGEITIKANSKVVLQPSGLHLMIFSLKQPMKEKSVIPLTLKFSNKTNIKIQLPVRKYK
- a CDS encoding DUF2333 family protein, with the protein product MKTMFSTKSIVWAFTGIFFLLYGIGVYWSTAPMSINIHAEVTQAAKAENVAPVVGYTTTTALIKVSEALLNKPGGYLSNDIMPPSLFLDNMPAWEFGVLEMVRDIALVMRKDFSRSQSQSLVNKHLLEAQPRFNIDSESWAVPSAESEYGEAIKQLYAYRSALVSTNGNKAQFYARADNLRAYIEEVQKRLGGYSHRLSLSVGREQVNTDLAGDKPAEQSSQGDSHLQLQTSWWQIDDVFYEARGATWALLQLLRAIEIDFNSVLENKNAKISLQQIIRELEASQESVWSPMILNGSGFGLLANHSLVMANYISRANAALIDLNELLTKG
- the murB gene encoding UDP-N-acetylmuramate dehydrogenase, producing MILSFFIFMAMHSNQNYSLKSSNSFNIKASCSRIYFPSSLAELQQLPDLSAGNTSDNFYILGEGSNTLFVEAQAPIIIQPKFNGISIVEQDDHFVVTVGAAENWHDLVCFCLEQGIYGLENLALIPGSVGAAPVQNIGAYGVEFADFCQEIQWYEFASETLHSLTKQACRFAYRDSIFKQERYNKGLITQVTFNFPKAWQANLSYAGLDTLAKESTAKQVMAQVIALRSSKLPDPKELPNAGSFFKNPIVNDADFAQLQQQYPKIPHFPQKNGEIKLAAGWLIDQAGLKGFRHGDVGVHQQQALVLVNYGSELGAEIISLAKYIQQKVAKKFSVSLIPEVRMITHKGERSFSSLSDLNPIENITVIGDSNSIRGSSDD
- a CDS encoding TetR family transcriptional regulator C-terminal domain-containing protein, translating into MQLDTIKKRRGRPAKSGRDTTNTKTELISSGVEHFTQFGFASSGLDQILKKVSVPKGSFYYYFANKEVFGLAVIDYYDNYFGRKLDSHLKNDQLAPEQRLISFVDDAKAGIERYNFNRGCLVGNLEQEIAVLPESHRDKLVMVMQGWQNKIFDHLNVLCPDAEQEEHHLLAEFFWIGWEGAVSRCKLVQTTKPIDIFINHFLQLLKK
- a CDS encoding pantothenate kinase, translated to MILLIDIGNSRTKYVQLISGELSATTQLNNSEFSAEYFTKYFNQASQLIVANVAKSALTDELATWCAREKISYKQVHSEQKKNTLISAYQEPTTLGIDRWLALLGTIHLYPQENVLIIDAGTATTVDLLTSNGQHQGGWILAGINALFTSILSHSTLVHAKSKTMPSLAFGANTSDNVNNACWAATLGMIERAIEQAQQLGDINRIILTGGDGKALTRLLLAQTTENILAVENIQFIDNLIFFGLQEYA
- the mtnN gene encoding 5'-methylthioadenosine/S-adenosylhomocysteine nucleosidase, with the translated sequence MKAGIIGAMEPEVAILKEKLTDAKSTEHAGYTFHQGQLDGSDVVIVQSGIGKVAAALATAILIDRFQVDYVVNTGSAGGFDASLKVGDIVVSSEVRYHDVDLTAFGYEIGQLPANPAAFMPHDDLVAAAKKGIEQLSQTAGENIKAVTGLITTGDTFMTKEEDVAKARANFPTMAAVEMEGAAIAQACLQLKTPFVVIRSLSDIAGKESPHTFEEYLETAAVNSSQLVLNMLGQLKGKVLSAA
- a CDS encoding TIGR04219 family outer membrane beta-barrel protein, giving the protein MKKTLLAGSLAALMCGTAQADTLLGLYIGGQIWSNEASGSFGEGADNQSVFEFDDENQGSFYVAFEHPIPLIPNIKIASTALDTVGGTTLNDSFKFDGITYNTNSTLDTTLDASFVDYTLYYEVFDNDLLTFDFGLTARDLDATIQVIEPATQLQSDLDVSGIIPMFYLSTIVGLPFTGLNVFAEANFISYDDQTVYDAQIGVSYAILDNLAVDFDVTLGYRTVKMELDDLDDFYSDLTYDGFFAGAVVHF